The following are from one region of the Amycolatopsis sp. QT-25 genome:
- a CDS encoding DUF445 domain-containing protein, giving the protein MDAFLDGILADFGRHWPIYVSIPIVAALIGYTTKLVAIRMMFQPVEFVGIKPFLGWQGIVPKRAARMASIACDTMTEQLIEPAEVVARLDSRRIAKEIEKPLQAAVEDIVRDVAAHYRPGLWESLPVGMRRLVIQRVQAETPRMVAAVLELIKSDVDSVFDLKGMVVTALVKDKRLLNRIFQEAGDKEFKFIARSGIFFGGLIGVIQMIAWVLFKFPPIMPLFGLFTGWFTDWLALRMIFYPIEERRYFGVRWQGLFLKRRGEVAEAYGGLIAQEIITPHNVIEAVLHGPLSDRVLGLIQRQLDEQLGRRVGVGKPLVVFAVGSRRYQDLKLNIAEKIMDRLPETMRYIEDYANDAMDIRNVLVTKMKELSPREFEGLLRPAFQQDEWILIATGAVLGFAVGEAQVLLLEHFAA; this is encoded by the coding sequence ATGGATGCGTTCCTCGACGGGATCCTCGCCGACTTCGGGAGGCACTGGCCGATTTACGTCTCCATCCCGATCGTGGCCGCCCTGATCGGCTACACCACCAAACTCGTCGCGATCCGGATGATGTTCCAGCCGGTCGAGTTCGTCGGGATCAAGCCGTTCCTCGGCTGGCAGGGCATCGTGCCCAAACGCGCCGCGCGGATGGCGAGCATCGCCTGCGACACGATGACCGAGCAGCTCATCGAACCGGCGGAGGTCGTCGCCCGGCTCGATTCACGGAGAATCGCCAAGGAGATCGAAAAACCGCTCCAGGCCGCCGTCGAGGACATCGTGCGCGACGTCGCGGCCCACTATCGGCCGGGGCTGTGGGAATCCCTGCCGGTGGGGATGCGGCGGCTGGTGATCCAGCGCGTGCAGGCCGAGACACCGCGTATGGTCGCGGCCGTACTGGAACTGATCAAATCCGATGTGGACAGTGTGTTCGACCTCAAGGGCATGGTGGTCACCGCACTGGTCAAGGACAAACGGCTGCTGAACCGGATCTTCCAGGAGGCGGGTGACAAGGAGTTCAAGTTCATCGCCCGCTCCGGCATCTTCTTCGGCGGGCTGATCGGCGTGATCCAGATGATCGCGTGGGTCCTGTTCAAGTTCCCGCCGATCATGCCGCTGTTCGGGCTCTTCACCGGCTGGTTCACCGACTGGCTGGCGCTGCGGATGATCTTCTACCCGATCGAGGAACGCCGGTACTTCGGCGTGCGCTGGCAAGGCCTGTTCCTGAAGCGGCGAGGTGAGGTCGCGGAGGCGTACGGCGGACTGATCGCGCAGGAGATCATCACCCCGCACAACGTGATCGAGGCGGTGCTGCACGGCCCGCTGTCGGACCGGGTACTCGGTCTGATCCAGCGCCAGCTCGACGAGCAGCTCGGGCGCCGCGTCGGCGTCGGGAAACCGCTGGTGGTGTTCGCCGTCGGCAGCAGGCGGTATCAGGACCTGAAGCTGAACATCGCCGAGAAGATCATGGACAGACTGCCGGAGACCATGCGGTACATCGAGGACTACGCGAACGACGCGATGGACATCCGGAACGTGCTGGTGACCAAGATGAAGGAGCTGTCGCCGCGGGAATTCGAGGGATTGCTGCGGCCCGCCTTCCAGCAGGACGAATGGATCCTGATCGCGACCGGCGCCGTCCTCGGCTTCGCCGTCGGTGAGGCGCAGGTCCTGCTGCTGGAGCACTTCGCCGCCTGA
- a CDS encoding Abi-alpha family protein produces the protein MSNERPAGADLAAFAQRAGRLAGWAARTGFEFTRRLPGVEIAEQVVKQGERQLFLELRRRLDEVDDPYHAALTAASAMNRPAANGARPVEATITLVHTRDRLEPLRAAMAELLNHSIGFGRERAREYLYAIILRQLTPDEARILSALSDGSPFPAVDVAERTNLGGAGRFVLRNASTVGKAAGVSLPDQVPGYLTRLIGLGLVELDEEVPALETQYEILLTDETVREAEKSVRRAKFVKHTVHVSRLGAQFWQACDPSAG, from the coding sequence GTGAGCAACGAACGACCCGCCGGTGCCGACCTGGCCGCTTTCGCCCAACGCGCGGGACGGCTGGCCGGCTGGGCCGCCCGCACGGGTTTCGAGTTCACCCGCAGACTCCCCGGCGTCGAAATCGCGGAGCAGGTCGTCAAACAGGGCGAACGGCAGCTTTTCTTGGAGCTGCGCCGCCGTCTCGACGAGGTCGACGATCCGTACCACGCCGCGCTGACCGCCGCGTCGGCGATGAACCGGCCCGCCGCCAACGGCGCGCGCCCGGTCGAAGCGACCATCACCCTCGTGCACACCCGCGACCGGCTCGAACCGCTCCGCGCGGCGATGGCGGAACTGCTCAACCACTCCATCGGCTTCGGCCGCGAACGGGCACGGGAGTATCTCTACGCGATCATCCTGCGGCAGCTCACGCCGGACGAGGCCCGCATCCTTTCCGCGCTTTCCGACGGCTCACCGTTCCCCGCCGTCGACGTCGCCGAGCGGACCAACCTCGGTGGTGCCGGGCGGTTCGTGCTGCGCAACGCCTCCACCGTCGGCAAGGCGGCCGGGGTGTCGCTGCCCGATCAGGTGCCCGGTTACCTCACCAGGCTGATCGGGCTCGGCCTGGTCGAGCTGGACGAAGAGGTGCCCGCGCTCGAGACCCAGTACGAGATCCTGCTGACCGACGAGACCGTCCGCGAGGCGGAGAAGTCGGTGAGACGGGCCAAGTTCGTCAAACACACGGTGCACGTCTCCCGGCTCGGCGCCCAGTTCTGGCAGGCCTGCGACCCGAGCGCCGGCTGA
- a CDS encoding maleylpyruvate isomerase family mycothiol-dependent enzyme, whose translation MVTMSFTRWGPPIDVLPLFAREEQALLDVLTGLDAARWAAPTVCTGWTVHDLAAHILGGKLGRLSRDRDDYRATAPRAGERFEDFIDRINDEWVVACRRLSPEVLFAMLVDSTSQLAEMWGRAELDAVGEPVSWAGDEPAPIWLDVAREYTEFWVHQQQIREAVGARTLDEEEFRGPVVDTFMRALPHTLRDVEARVGRQIGYTVTGRGGGKWTAERTADGWTLDRVAPTSRSPLASVTTDADAFWRLCTRNPADRDRVTAKGDESVCATLLGMTSIITSSNGSPSPAG comes from the coding sequence ATGGTCACCATGAGCTTCACGCGCTGGGGTCCGCCGATCGACGTCCTCCCGCTGTTCGCGCGTGAGGAGCAGGCGTTGCTGGACGTCCTGACCGGCTTGGACGCGGCACGGTGGGCGGCCCCGACGGTGTGCACGGGCTGGACGGTGCACGATCTCGCCGCCCACATCCTCGGCGGCAAACTGGGCAGGCTCTCCCGCGACCGCGACGACTACCGGGCGACGGCGCCGCGTGCGGGCGAACGGTTCGAGGACTTCATCGACCGGATCAACGACGAATGGGTGGTCGCGTGCCGCCGGCTGTCCCCCGAAGTGCTGTTCGCGATGCTGGTGGACAGCACCTCGCAGCTCGCCGAGATGTGGGGCCGCGCCGAGCTCGACGCCGTCGGCGAGCCGGTGAGCTGGGCCGGGGACGAACCGGCGCCGATCTGGCTCGACGTCGCGCGGGAGTACACCGAGTTCTGGGTGCACCAGCAGCAGATCCGCGAGGCCGTCGGCGCGCGGACACTGGACGAGGAAGAGTTCCGCGGGCCGGTGGTCGACACCTTCATGCGGGCACTGCCGCACACGCTGCGTGACGTCGAGGCGCGCGTCGGCAGGCAGATCGGCTACACCGTGACGGGTCGGGGCGGTGGGAAGTGGACGGCCGAGCGGACCGCCGACGGCTGGACGCTCGACCGTGTCGCGCCCACGTCGCGCTCGCCGCTGGCCTCGGTGACAACGGACGCGGACGCCTTCTGGCGGCTGTGCACCCGGAACCCGGCGGACCGCGACCGGGTCACCGCCAAGGGTGACGAAAGCGTTTGCGCCACCCTGCTCGGAATGACCTCGATCATCACATCGAGTAACGGCTCACCTTCTCCGGCCGGATGA
- a CDS encoding pyridoxamine 5'-phosphate oxidase family protein, whose translation MSTSLTTDDLEFLRRPLHGFLTVAGGPVRPVWFEATGEGALQLFTPRDSPKVRRLDDDSRASIIVAAPVGEREHWVSVTGRVTVEHDGAHELAARLAERYWNLEDPAHAGELAGIQSLDLVRLVIRPEKVSRYSM comes from the coding sequence ATGAGCACCTCGCTGACCACTGACGACCTCGAATTCCTCCGCCGCCCCCTGCACGGCTTCCTGACCGTGGCCGGCGGTCCGGTCCGGCCGGTGTGGTTCGAGGCCACCGGAGAAGGCGCGCTCCAGCTGTTCACCCCGCGTGACTCACCCAAGGTCCGGCGGCTGGACGACGATTCGCGTGCCTCGATCATCGTGGCCGCGCCGGTGGGCGAACGCGAGCACTGGGTGTCGGTCACCGGCCGCGTCACGGTGGAGCACGACGGGGCGCACGAGCTGGCCGCCCGCCTCGCCGAGCGCTACTGGAACCTCGAAGACCCGGCCCACGCCGGCGAACTCGCCGGGATCCAGAGTCTGGATCTCGTGCGGCTCGTCATCCGGCCGGAGAAGGTGAGCCGTTACTCGATGTGA
- a CDS encoding AraC family transcriptional regulator codes for MDVFSELIRGVRSHGSLFGSSTLCPPWSLHFVDGAPLTLCAVLTGAGWIVPEVGPPEWLRAGESAIVRGPSTFTFVDEVGTSAEPIACGEHCATPEQGGTRHRLGWVDDPGGETTLIVGAYPVRGEIGRPLLDALPVVLRVDAGGAGDPVLEHLAAEVAIDAPGQQVVLDRLLDWLLVCSLREWFDRPGGRPPAWWAAQRDPVVGHALRLLHADPAAPWTVGALAGRTGVSRSTLAKRFADLVGEPPLTYLTRWRMTLAADLLAGPGSATLSDIARTVGYSDPFGFSAAFKRVRGVNPSEFRRGTLQRG; via the coding sequence GTGGACGTCTTCAGTGAGCTGATTCGCGGTGTGCGGTCCCACGGCTCGTTGTTCGGCAGTTCGACCCTGTGCCCGCCCTGGTCGCTGCACTTCGTGGACGGCGCGCCCCTCACCCTGTGCGCCGTGCTCACCGGGGCGGGCTGGATCGTGCCGGAAGTCGGTCCGCCCGAGTGGCTTCGCGCGGGCGAGTCGGCCATCGTGCGCGGGCCTTCCACCTTCACCTTCGTCGACGAAGTCGGCACCTCGGCCGAGCCGATCGCGTGCGGCGAGCACTGCGCGACGCCCGAGCAGGGCGGGACGCGGCACCGTCTCGGCTGGGTCGACGATCCCGGCGGCGAGACGACCCTGATCGTCGGCGCGTACCCGGTGCGCGGCGAGATCGGCCGTCCGCTGCTGGACGCGCTACCCGTCGTGCTGCGGGTGGACGCCGGGGGCGCGGGTGATCCCGTGCTGGAGCACCTCGCCGCCGAGGTCGCCATCGACGCGCCGGGGCAGCAAGTGGTCCTCGACCGGCTGCTGGACTGGTTGCTGGTCTGCTCACTGCGCGAATGGTTCGACCGGCCCGGCGGCAGGCCCCCGGCGTGGTGGGCGGCGCAGCGGGATCCCGTGGTCGGCCACGCGCTGCGCCTGCTGCACGCGGATCCGGCGGCGCCGTGGACGGTGGGCGCGCTGGCCGGGCGGACCGGCGTGTCGCGGTCCACGCTGGCGAAGCGGTTCGCCGACCTGGTCGGGGAACCGCCGCTGACCTACCTCACCCGCTGGCGGATGACGCTCGCGGCGGATCTCCTTGCCGGTCCGGGGTCCGCGACCCTCTCCGACATCGCCCGCACCGTGGGTTACTCCGATCCGTTCGGGTTCAGCGCGGCGTTCAAACGCGTGCGCGGGGTCAACCCGAGCGAGTTCCGGCGCGGCACGCTTCAGCGCGGTTGA
- a CDS encoding lipopolysaccharide assembly protein LapA domain-containing protein, with amino-acid sequence MTQPQESAAEVPVDPSGTAGGGRHGGELDATPKLGRTRVSGTWIAVIVALIVLVFLLVFILQNQDTATVHFLGMSGSMPLAVAMLFSVIAGGALVGLVGGARILQLRKQAKQSRHQPR; translated from the coding sequence ATGACGCAGCCGCAGGAGAGTGCCGCCGAGGTTCCGGTCGACCCGTCCGGCACCGCGGGCGGCGGACGCCACGGCGGTGAACTCGACGCCACCCCGAAACTCGGCCGAACCCGGGTCAGCGGCACCTGGATCGCCGTCATCGTGGCGCTGATCGTGCTGGTGTTCCTGCTCGTGTTCATCCTGCAGAACCAGGACACGGCCACGGTCCACTTCCTCGGCATGTCCGGCAGCATGCCGCTGGCGGTCGCGATGCTGTTCTCCGTGATCGCCGGCGGGGCACTGGTCGGGCTCGTCGGCGGCGCCCGGATCCTGCAACTGCGCAAGCAGGCCAAGCAGTCCCGGCATCAACCGCGCTGA
- a CDS encoding dipeptidase, whose protein sequence is MTNGDLVRAQALLERVLLADGHNDLPWELRVTTGPDPVAAVAGTDLTVRQPHLHTDFPKLAEGRLGMQFWSVYVPCQFEGHSAVTAVLEQIEIVHQMAERYPDRLALVDTADAAEAAFRDGKIASLLGAEGGHSIAESLGVLRILRRLGVRYLTLTHNYNTTWADSGTDEPAHGGLTDFGRDVVREMNKIGMLVDLSHVAPSTMRAALEVSSAPVIFSHSSCVAVNDHPRNIPDDVLETLAAKDGVAMVTFVPGFVSPKVAEWDDRLRRDMEAAGKDYRNIDQRTKFTAERGGPEKPKAGIDDVVAHIEHAREVAGVDHIGLGGDYDGVATLPEGLEDVSKYPVLFAALLERGWSEEDCAKLAGKNTLRVLRAADEVTRSDA, encoded by the coding sequence ATGACTAACGGGGACCTCGTCCGCGCCCAGGCCCTGCTCGAGCGGGTGCTCCTCGCGGACGGGCACAACGATCTGCCGTGGGAGCTGCGGGTCACGACCGGGCCGGATCCGGTCGCGGCCGTGGCAGGCACGGACCTCACGGTCCGTCAGCCGCATCTGCACACCGACTTCCCGAAGCTCGCCGAAGGCAGGCTCGGGATGCAGTTCTGGTCCGTCTACGTGCCTTGCCAGTTCGAGGGGCACAGCGCGGTGACGGCGGTGCTCGAACAGATCGAGATCGTGCACCAGATGGCCGAGCGCTACCCCGATCGCCTCGCCCTCGTGGACACCGCCGATGCGGCCGAAGCCGCCTTCCGCGACGGCAAGATCGCGTCGCTCCTCGGCGCCGAGGGCGGCCACAGCATCGCGGAATCCCTTGGCGTGCTCAGGATCTTGCGCCGCCTCGGCGTCCGTTACCTGACGCTGACGCACAACTACAACACCACCTGGGCCGATTCCGGCACCGACGAACCGGCGCACGGCGGGCTCACCGACTTCGGCCGGGACGTGGTCCGCGAGATGAACAAGATCGGCATGCTGGTCGACCTCTCGCACGTCGCGCCGAGCACGATGCGCGCCGCGCTGGAGGTCAGTTCCGCGCCGGTGATCTTCAGCCACTCCTCGTGTGTCGCGGTCAACGACCATCCCCGCAACATCCCCGACGACGTCCTGGAGACCCTGGCCGCCAAGGACGGCGTCGCGATGGTGACGTTCGTGCCGGGATTCGTCTCGCCGAAGGTCGCGGAATGGGACGACCGGTTGCGCCGGGACATGGAAGCCGCGGGCAAGGACTACCGGAACATCGACCAGCGCACGAAGTTCACCGCGGAGCGAGGCGGGCCCGAGAAGCCGAAGGCGGGCATCGACGATGTCGTCGCGCACATCGAGCACGCGCGCGAAGTGGCCGGGGTGGACCACATCGGACTCGGCGGCGACTACGACGGAGTCGCGACGCTGCCCGAAGGCCTCGAAGACGTTTCGAAGTACCCCGTACTGTTCGCCGCGCTGCTGGAACGCGGCTGGAGCGAAGAGGACTGCGCGAAACTGGCCGGGAAGAACACCTTGCGCGTGCTGCGCGCGGCGGACGAGGTCACCCGTTCGGACGCTTGA
- a CDS encoding alpha/beta hydrolase → MTAREHLTHKYVEGAPDEPVLLLLHGTGGGPDDLVPLARRLSPASALLAPAGPVPEHGAARWFRRLAEGVFDHEDVVFRANQLADFVLASREEYGLGDRRLVAIGFSNGANIAAAVTLLRPDAVREAALFASMSPLPSPPRHDLSGTRVFLSNGEQDPMAPLVSADALVRDLRERSADVVTHRHPGGHQVTGNGSVAAAGWLNGRLGEQSKST, encoded by the coding sequence ATGACGGCGAGGGAACACCTGACGCACAAGTACGTCGAAGGGGCGCCCGACGAGCCGGTGTTGCTGCTCCTGCACGGCACCGGCGGCGGGCCGGACGACCTCGTGCCGCTCGCCCGGCGGCTGAGCCCGGCGTCGGCGCTGCTGGCCCCGGCCGGGCCGGTCCCGGAACATGGCGCGGCCCGGTGGTTCCGCAGGCTGGCGGAGGGCGTTTTCGACCACGAAGACGTCGTCTTCCGCGCGAACCAGCTTGCCGACTTCGTCCTCGCCTCGCGCGAGGAATACGGCCTCGGCGATCGGCGGCTGGTCGCGATCGGGTTCTCCAACGGTGCCAACATCGCCGCCGCGGTGACCCTGCTCCGCCCGGACGCGGTCAGGGAAGCCGCGCTGTTCGCGTCGATGTCTCCGCTTCCTTCGCCGCCACGCCACGACCTGTCCGGTACACGGGTGTTCCTGTCGAACGGCGAGCAGGATCCGATGGCGCCGCTGGTTTCGGCGGACGCGCTCGTCCGCGATCTCCGGGAGCGTTCCGCGGACGTCGTCACCCACCGCCATCCCGGCGGGCACCAGGTCACCGGCAACGGTTCGGTGGCGGCCGCGGGATGGCTCAACGGGCGGCTGGGCGAGCAAAGCAAGTCTACGTAA
- a CDS encoding ring-cleaving dioxygenase: protein MSIKTSGLHHVTAIGGDPQRNVDFYTRALGLRLVKTTVNFDDHGTFHLYYGDGAGKPGSLMTFFPWRDAPKGRHGTGQATTTSFSVPEASLGWWKQHLAESRVETGRIRNSDGEETLTFADPDGLKLALVAHPQGDPRDPWDTKLVPAEHAIRGLHSVTLSVSEENATAGMLTDGLGLTFAHQEGNRLRFSAGEGGPGALVDVLVTPDAPRGLVAAGTVHHVAWRAPDERTQAAWRDELIDDGVSVTSILDRQYFRSIYFREPGGTLLEVATDEPGFAIDEPLLELGRALKLPPWLEPRREDIEAMLPKLDLPSENNPR from the coding sequence ATGTCGATCAAGACCTCGGGCCTGCACCACGTCACCGCCATCGGTGGCGATCCCCAGCGCAACGTGGACTTCTACACCCGGGCCCTCGGCCTGCGGCTGGTGAAGACCACGGTGAATTTCGACGATCACGGCACCTTCCACCTCTACTACGGCGACGGGGCGGGCAAGCCCGGCTCGCTGATGACGTTCTTCCCGTGGCGAGACGCGCCGAAGGGCCGTCACGGCACGGGCCAGGCGACCACGACGTCGTTCTCCGTACCGGAAGCGTCGCTCGGCTGGTGGAAGCAGCACCTCGCCGAAAGCCGGGTCGAGACCGGCCGGATCCGCAACTCCGACGGCGAGGAGACGCTCACCTTCGCCGACCCGGACGGCCTGAAGCTCGCGCTCGTCGCGCATCCGCAGGGCGACCCGCGTGACCCGTGGGACACGAAGCTCGTGCCCGCCGAGCACGCCATTCGCGGGCTGCACTCCGTCACGCTGTCGGTGTCCGAAGAGAACGCGACCGCCGGGATGCTGACCGACGGGCTCGGCCTGACCTTCGCACACCAGGAGGGCAATCGCTTGCGATTCTCCGCCGGTGAAGGGGGTCCCGGCGCGCTCGTCGACGTCCTCGTCACGCCGGACGCCCCACGCGGACTGGTGGCGGCGGGCACCGTGCACCACGTCGCCTGGCGCGCGCCGGACGAGCGGACCCAGGCCGCCTGGCGCGACGAACTGATCGACGACGGCGTGAGCGTGACGTCCATTTTGGACCGTCAGTACTTCCGTTCGATCTACTTCCGTGAGCCGGGCGGCACCCTGCTCGAGGTCGCGACCGACGAGCCCGGCTTCGCGATCGACGAGCCGCTGCTCGAACTCGGCCGCGCGCTCAAACTGCCGCCGTGGCTCGAGCCCCGGCGCGAGGACATCGAAGCGATGCTGCCGAAGCTCGACCTCCCGAGCGAAAACAACCCGCGATGA
- a CDS encoding MarR family transcriptional regulator has product MTVGKSQEPNDDEVVTWWGLVIEGYLATQHRLMGEIAERFGLAPASFDILLRLVRSPEHRMPMTRLAVEAALSSGGFTKVADRLVAADLICRVPSPDDRRVTFAALTEHGLDVAEKAREACAEILRRIVLTPLGDDAHALAEAMRTLRTVNGA; this is encoded by the coding sequence GTGACGGTGGGGAAATCGCAGGAACCGAACGACGACGAAGTGGTCACGTGGTGGGGTCTGGTGATCGAGGGCTACCTGGCCACGCAGCACCGGCTGATGGGCGAGATCGCCGAACGGTTCGGCCTGGCGCCGGCGTCGTTCGACATCCTGCTGCGGCTCGTCCGGTCACCCGAGCACCGGATGCCGATGACCCGGCTGGCCGTCGAGGCGGCGCTGTCCAGCGGCGGGTTCACGAAGGTCGCGGACAGGCTGGTGGCCGCGGACCTGATCTGCCGCGTGCCCAGCCCGGACGACCGCCGCGTCACCTTCGCGGCCCTGACCGAACACGGCCTCGACGTCGCGGAAAAAGCCAGGGAGGCGTGCGCGGAAATCCTGCGGCGCATCGTCCTGACCCCGCTGGGCGACGACGCGCACGCCCTGGCCGAGGCCATGCGAACCCTCCGGACCGTCAACGGCGCCTGA
- a CDS encoding benzoate-CoA ligase family protein translates to MTAAATGFNAVSYLLDRHRAEGPPAKQAVVSPRRSLTYPELAAETRRVAAGLKAIGVRPEERVLFCMVDDVELLTGILGAMLAGAVAVPVSTMVTGLDLGKLLADSRARVLCVSGEFAAQATIALGLAPEVTDVVLDRAKAAELPSGVRAHQWSDLSTVDDAGFVPSPTWEDSPALWLYTSGTTGKPKGAMHRHAGIRAVCETYARGVLDIGPNDRFLSVPKLFFAYGLGNSAFFPLAAGGTALLEPAKPSPVLIAARVREERPTLFFAVPTFYAALLGSDIPDDTFSSVRQAVSAGEPLPAVLYERFRDRFGVEILDGIGSTEALHIFLSNRPRQVRPGSTGVPVPGYEIALRDEHGRPVPDGEPGELFVAGPSTATGYWARYETTKQVFQGEWLRTGDSFVRNADGTYTCLGRFNDMLKPGGIWVSPAEVEDRLLKHPAVAEVAVVAAFDADGIEKPVACVVGVPGHRLDAGELIEFCRAGLASFKRPRSVVELGELPKTATGKIRRDVIRELVRDLDEVRAYQPDPASPLPG, encoded by the coding sequence GTGACCGCTGCTGCCACCGGGTTCAACGCGGTGAGCTACCTGCTCGACCGGCACCGGGCGGAAGGGCCTCCGGCCAAGCAAGCGGTCGTTTCCCCGCGGCGAAGTCTCACGTACCCGGAGCTCGCGGCCGAGACCCGCCGGGTCGCGGCCGGGCTGAAGGCGATCGGCGTCCGCCCGGAGGAGCGGGTGCTGTTCTGCATGGTCGACGACGTCGAGCTGCTCACCGGGATCCTCGGCGCGATGCTGGCCGGAGCGGTCGCGGTGCCGGTCTCCACCATGGTCACCGGGCTCGACCTCGGCAAGCTGCTCGCCGATTCGCGGGCCAGGGTCCTGTGCGTTTCCGGCGAGTTCGCCGCGCAGGCGACGATCGCGCTGGGGCTGGCGCCGGAGGTCACCGACGTCGTGCTGGACCGGGCGAAGGCGGCCGAACTGCCGTCCGGGGTCCGCGCGCATCAGTGGAGTGACCTGTCCACAGTGGATGACGCCGGTTTCGTGCCGTCGCCGACCTGGGAGGATTCGCCCGCCCTCTGGCTTTACACCTCGGGCACGACGGGCAAACCGAAGGGCGCGATGCACCGGCACGCGGGAATCCGCGCGGTATGCGAGACGTATGCGCGCGGCGTGCTGGACATCGGGCCGAACGACCGGTTCCTGTCCGTTCCGAAGCTGTTCTTCGCCTACGGACTGGGAAATTCGGCGTTCTTCCCGCTGGCGGCCGGCGGGACGGCGCTGCTCGAACCGGCGAAGCCGTCCCCGGTACTGATCGCCGCCAGGGTCCGCGAGGAGCGGCCGACGTTGTTCTTCGCCGTCCCCACCTTCTATGCCGCGCTGCTCGGCAGTGACATCCCCGACGACACGTTCTCCTCGGTGCGCCAAGCGGTTTCGGCGGGGGAACCGCTGCCCGCCGTGCTGTACGAACGATTCCGCGACCGGTTCGGCGTCGAAATCCTCGACGGCATCGGCTCGACGGAGGCGTTGCACATCTTCCTGTCCAATCGGCCGCGTCAGGTCCGTCCCGGCAGCACCGGGGTTCCCGTGCCCGGATACGAGATCGCGCTGCGCGACGAGCACGGCCGGCCCGTGCCGGACGGGGAGCCCGGCGAGCTGTTCGTCGCCGGGCCGTCGACAGCGACCGGGTATTGGGCGCGGTACGAGACGACGAAGCAGGTCTTCCAGGGCGAATGGCTGCGGACGGGGGACAGCTTCGTGCGCAACGCCGACGGCACGTACACCTGCCTCGGGCGGTTCAACGACATGCTGAAACCGGGCGGGATCTGGGTGTCGCCCGCCGAGGTCGAGGACAGGCTGCTGAAACATCCGGCCGTCGCCGAGGTCGCCGTGGTGGCCGCCTTCGACGCCGATGGCATCGAGAAGCCGGTCGCGTGCGTGGTCGGCGTGCCGGGGCACCGGCTGGACGCGGGCGAGCTGATCGAGTTCTGCCGGGCCGGGCTCGCGTCGTTCAAGCGGCCGCGGAGCGTCGTCGAGCTGGGCGAACTGCCCAAGACGGCGACCGGCAAGATCCGGCGCGACGTCATCCGCGAACTGGTGCGGGACCTGGACGAGGTCCGGGCCTACCAACCCGACCCCGCCTCGCCCCTCCCTGGCTGA